In Nitrosarchaeum koreense MY1, one genomic interval encodes:
- a CDS encoding NAD-dependent epimerase/dehydratase family protein, whose translation MKILVTGASGFIGSHLMKYLSRNNNVHGLSRSKKSQNIFQISLSDKQKLARHMKKNKYDVVIHLAASLEESTPFDMFVKNCVSTANILECCAETNVAKIVFSSSQLVYGKSVYLPIDEDHPKNPINNYALSKLICEEICKMYHNTYDLSIQILRLSSVYGPGQSSKYIIPTMMIKSVNNKDIEIHRYKNGLQLMDFVHVRDVCKAISLAYKSKSKFGIYNIASGKPITANDIADKISQVIRIRTTNAVIDKEANHLFYDISKAKRELDFTPSVQLDKKTLKEIHKNIVSKDDFL comes from the coding sequence ATGAAAATTCTTGTTACTGGTGCATCTGGTTTTATTGGCTCACACCTTATGAAGTATTTGTCAAGAAACAACAATGTTCACGGTCTGTCCCGTTCTAAAAAATCACAAAATATTTTTCAAATTTCATTATCTGACAAACAAAAACTTGCTAGACATATGAAGAAAAACAAATATGATGTGGTAATTCATTTGGCAGCCTCTCTTGAAGAAAGTACCCCATTTGACATGTTCGTCAAAAACTGTGTTAGCACTGCAAATATTTTGGAATGTTGTGCAGAAACTAATGTTGCAAAAATAGTTTTTTCATCCTCACAACTAGTATATGGCAAATCAGTATATCTTCCAATTGATGAAGATCATCCCAAAAATCCGATAAATAATTACGCTTTGTCCAAGTTGATCTGCGAAGAAATATGCAAAATGTATCACAATACATATGATCTCTCAATCCAAATTTTACGACTATCGTCAGTATATGGTCCAGGTCAATCTTCTAAATACATCATACCTACTATGATGATAAAGAGTGTAAATAACAAAGACATTGAAATCCATCGTTACAAAAATGGGTTACAACTAATGGATTTTGTTCATGTTAGGGATGTATGCAAAGCTATCTCCTTAGCTTACAAGTCTAAATCAAAATTTGGCATCTATAATATTGCCTCTGGCAAACCCATAACAGCAAATGACATAGCCGATAAAATTTCTCAAGTTATTAGAATACGTACAACTAACGCAGTCATAGACAAAGAAGCTAACCATCTTTTTTATGATATTTCTAAAGCAAAAAGAGAACTTGATTTTACACCGTCTGTTCAACTAGATAAAAAAACACTGAAAGAGATACACAAAAACATCGTTTCAAAGGATGACTTTCTTTAA